One Desulfonatronum thiodismutans DNA segment encodes these proteins:
- a CDS encoding glycosyltransferase family 2 protein, whose protein sequence is MSFFLIIYCYFAYPVLLWVFTRVYARPVIKSPLRAGVSVVIAAWNEQDVIERKLNNLFSLEYPSEDCEILIGSDGSTDQTNAMIERFAASPENMDSGQGRNPVIRFFPFQERRGKMAVLNELVGAARNDILVFTDARQVFEPDAVRQLVDNFSDPAVGCVSGELVFRTKDGATARGINLYWNYEKFMRRLESAIHSMLGATGAIYAIRRNLFTPLPASAVLDDMITPLRIIARGYRAVFDGTARAYDEVADNPREESRRKGRTLYGNYQIFWMMPQVFNPFTSPIALQMFSHKLLRVLAPLLLIAVFVSNILLAGAPFYAVLLILQGIFYALALLGALTRSQTSGWGKALSRIAYIPYVFCLLNFSALGGLAKFLSSGQSVLWDKARD, encoded by the coding sequence TTGTCTTTTTTTCTTATTATCTACTGCTATTTTGCCTATCCGGTCCTGCTCTGGGTTTTCACCCGTGTTTATGCACGTCCCGTAATAAAATCACCCCTGCGGGCCGGAGTTTCCGTGGTCATTGCCGCATGGAATGAGCAGGACGTCATTGAGCGCAAACTGAACAACCTGTTTTCCCTGGAATATCCGTCGGAAGACTGCGAGATCCTGATCGGTTCGGACGGGTCAACGGACCAGACCAATGCGATGATTGAGCGGTTTGCGGCCAGTCCTGAAAACATGGACTCCGGGCAAGGCCGTAATCCCGTAATCCGGTTTTTCCCGTTTCAAGAGCGACGGGGCAAGATGGCCGTGCTGAATGAACTGGTGGGGGCAGCCCGCAACGACATACTTGTCTTCACCGACGCCCGGCAGGTTTTTGAACCGGATGCGGTGCGGCAACTGGTGGACAACTTCAGCGACCCGGCAGTGGGCTGCGTCAGCGGGGAGCTTGTGTTCAGGACCAAGGACGGGGCCACGGCCAGGGGCATCAACCTGTACTGGAACTATGAAAAATTCATGCGCCGCCTGGAGAGTGCCATCCATTCCATGCTCGGGGCCACCGGGGCCATCTATGCCATCCGGCGCAACCTCTTCACCCCGCTGCCCGCCAGCGCCGTGCTTGACGACATGATCACCCCGCTACGGATCATTGCCAGGGGCTATCGGGCCGTGTTCGACGGCACAGCCAGGGCGTACGACGAAGTCGCGGACAATCCCCGGGAAGAGTCCCGCAGAAAGGGCCGGACCCTGTACGGCAACTATCAGATCTTCTGGATGATGCCCCAGGTCTTCAACCCGTTCACCAGCCCCATTGCCCTGCAGATGTTCTCGCATAAGCTCTTGCGGGTCCTTGCGCCGCTCCTGCTGATAGCCGTCTTTGTCAGCAACATCCTCCTGGCCGGCGCACCCTTTTACGCAGTCCTGCTGATCCTGCAAGGCATTTTCTACGCCCTGGCCCTGCTCGGAGCCCTTACCCGTTCCCAAACCAGCGGCTGGGGCAAAGCCCTCTCCCGTATCGCGTACATCCCCTATGTATTCTGCCTGCTGAACTTCTCCGCCCTGGGCGGACTGGCCAAATTCCTCTCGTCCGGACAGAGCGTGCTTTGGGATAAGGCGAGGGATTGA
- a CDS encoding PEP-CTERM sorting domain-containing protein, whose product MLRKTILTVSLIMAMALNAHALTYNFWGQDKGGVGSAVMGIAINGTTLIMTLDNTSPTTTNNNELNISAITRFGFNLGNVPLPTLESWSLTAFTTDYVSETIGGSPSDIWKLGTSQNGVTLDYLAHNNNGDYNALYNPDLWRTAGFSYSGPNAFLTRAVLTMTFDEAPFLAEPKDIGSGLTGTTYVRFQRVGLNAQGSLKLVGDPFEAPGGGPTPVPEPGTIVLLGAGLLGLGAYVRRRKNT is encoded by the coding sequence ATGCTCAGAAAAACCATACTTACTGTTTCCCTCATCATGGCCATGGCGTTGAACGCCCATGCCCTGACGTACAACTTTTGGGGCCAAGACAAGGGCGGTGTAGGCTCCGCCGTTATGGGCATTGCCATCAACGGGACCACCCTGATCATGACATTGGACAACACCTCCCCGACAACAACGAATAACAACGAACTGAATATCTCAGCCATCACGCGTTTTGGTTTCAACCTGGGCAACGTCCCATTGCCGACACTTGAGAGCTGGTCCTTGACCGCGTTTACCACGGACTACGTGTCGGAAACCATCGGTGGAAGTCCGAGCGATATTTGGAAGCTGGGAACATCCCAGAATGGCGTAACGTTGGACTACTTGGCACATAATAATAATGGCGATTATAACGCCCTGTACAACCCCGACCTTTGGCGTACCGCTGGTTTCTCCTACAGTGGCCCCAACGCATTTCTGACCAGGGCCGTGCTGACCATGACCTTTGACGAGGCCCCTTTCCTGGCTGAGCCGAAGGATATTGGCAGCGGATTGACGGGAACAACGTACGTCAGGTTCCAGCGGGTGGGACTTAATGCCCAGGGCAGCCTGAAGCTGGTTGGTGATCCCTTTGAGGCGCCCGGCGGCGGGCCGACTCCCGTTCCTGAACCAGGAACCATCGTGCTCCTCGGCGCGGGCCTGCTCGGCCTGGGTGCATACGTCCGTCGCAGAAAAAACACCTAG
- a CDS encoding acyltransferase family protein: MSNCKPVFTLSLLRIVAAGLIFLFHFLGLSNLPTYKLDYVALTLFLFISGWFSLGIFKIPSHTWLFKRLKRIMIPYWGVIVPVLIANRIVDYKETSIFSDLLVFLGLGLFVDNPVYVISWFITLIVYYYILLFIIVNAKYVTLRLSIIILGYFAAILIFNSHWAYYFGFFIGLASHIIINKFSFKFTNISSRFYESANSFVFSIQNYSYSFFLTQGAALIFTFKVLNLGGVSSLLASLTLTGILTYIHHNLLKKIS; the protein is encoded by the coding sequence GTGTCGAACTGCAAGCCAGTTTTTACACTTAGTTTATTACGTATAGTTGCTGCTGGATTAATTTTTTTATTTCATTTCCTTGGATTAAGTAATTTACCCACTTATAAACTTGATTATGTTGCCTTGACACTTTTCTTGTTTATATCTGGTTGGTTTTCTTTGGGAATTTTTAAAATACCATCTCATACTTGGTTATTTAAACGTCTAAAAAGAATTATGATACCTTACTGGGGTGTCATTGTGCCTGTTCTAATAGCTAACCGTATTGTTGATTATAAAGAAACAAGTATTTTTAGCGATTTGCTTGTATTTCTTGGATTAGGTCTCTTTGTTGACAATCCTGTGTATGTAATCAGTTGGTTTATAACGTTAATAGTTTATTACTATATCTTATTATTTATAATAGTTAATGCTAAATATGTTACATTGAGGTTGTCTATTATCATTTTGGGCTATTTTGCTGCGATTCTCATTTTTAATAGCCATTGGGCTTATTATTTTGGTTTTTTTATTGGATTAGCATCTCATATTATTATTAATAAATTTTCATTTAAATTCACAAATATATCATCAAGATTTTACGAAAGTGCGAATAGTTTCGTATTTAGCATTCAGAACTATTCTTATTCTTTTTTTCTTACACAAGGTGCTGCATTAATATTTACATTTAAAGTTCTCAATTTGGGAGGGGTTTCTTCGCTACTCGCATCCCTTACCTTAACTGGTATATTGACTTATATCCACCATAACTTATTAAAAAAAATTAGTTGA
- a CDS encoding type II toxin-antitoxin system RelE family toxin encodes MNVRYAKRFLKDIDKLKEEQVVKREILNIITTLKNAENLAGIPNIKPLKGYSQYFRIKVGDYRLGFKKTEESLDLIRFLHRKDIYRLFP; translated from the coding sequence ATGAACGTTCGGTACGCAAAGAGGTTTCTCAAGGATATCGACAAGCTGAAGGAAGAGCAGGTCGTAAAGAGGGAAATCTTGAATATCATCACTACTCTCAAAAATGCAGAAAATCTCGCCGGAATTCCTAATATAAAGCCACTCAAAGGTTATTCACAGTATTTCAGGATAAAAGTCGGAGACTATCGCCTGGGATTCAAGAAAACTGAGGAGAGCCTTGATTTGATCCGTTTTCTTCATCGCAAAGATATCTACAGACTCTTTCCTTGA
- a CDS encoding glycosyltransferase family 4 protein: MKILHLRSSNGIYGAEGVILTLVRMQSNLGIDSIVLGIRNAKNPHVEFIEKGVDEGLDGRSVDCKFALDLNAIHSIRNILQRESVDILHCHDYKANVFGLLASIGLKIKRVTTNHLWTGETFSLRLYEFFDGFFANFFNKVVAVSDAIAADAARFCISQQKVTTIYNGIDTDVYHPCTVPCSSLRNKFSFLPEYFILGMVGRLARQKGHVYLFQALQEIIPIHPNLRLVIAGDGPLRGELEQQITAAGLETTVIFCGIQTSMPEFYTMLDIFVLPSIDEGLPLVLLEAMSMQKPVIATDVGAVSRVIATDSNGLLVPSKDTKALVSAILQLMNNPKKSKMLAQNARLTVEERFSSRAMARNYEKLYHEVLGT; the protein is encoded by the coding sequence ATGAAAATTCTTCACCTTCGAAGCAGCAATGGCATATACGGTGCAGAGGGAGTCATTCTCACGCTTGTGCGTATGCAATCAAACTTAGGAATTGATTCAATAGTTTTGGGTATTCGGAACGCCAAAAACCCTCATGTTGAGTTCATTGAAAAGGGTGTAGACGAGGGACTCGATGGACGCAGTGTTGACTGCAAGTTTGCCCTAGATTTGAATGCCATTCATTCGATTCGGAATATTCTTCAACGTGAATCAGTTGATATTCTGCATTGCCACGACTACAAAGCTAACGTATTTGGTTTGTTGGCAAGTATAGGGCTTAAAATCAAGCGTGTAACCACCAACCACCTCTGGACAGGTGAAACATTTTCGCTTCGTCTATATGAGTTTTTTGATGGATTTTTTGCTAATTTTTTCAACAAGGTGGTTGCGGTTTCTGACGCGATTGCTGCTGATGCAGCCCGGTTTTGCATTTCACAACAGAAGGTTACAACTATCTATAACGGAATTGACACCGACGTATACCATCCGTGTACTGTACCTTGTTCCTCATTGCGGAATAAATTCAGTTTTTTGCCGGAATATTTCATTCTTGGAATGGTTGGGAGATTGGCGAGGCAAAAGGGTCATGTCTACCTTTTCCAGGCCTTGCAAGAGATCATCCCAATTCATCCTAATCTTCGCTTGGTGATCGCAGGAGATGGTCCACTCAGAGGAGAGCTTGAACAACAGATAACCGCAGCAGGCCTAGAAACCACGGTTATTTTCTGTGGTATTCAGACATCCATGCCGGAATTCTACACAATGCTCGATATTTTTGTGCTTCCCTCCATTGACGAGGGGTTGCCGCTTGTCCTTCTTGAGGCTATGTCCATGCAAAAACCGGTTATCGCTACTGATGTTGGTGCGGTGTCCCGGGTTATCGCAACTGACTCAAATGGCCTGCTTGTACCGTCCAAGGATACCAAAGCGCTTGTGTCGGCAATTCTTCAGCTTATGAATAACCCTAAAAAGTCTAAAATGCTCGCACAAAATGCCCGTCTAACAGTCGAAGAAAGATTTTCTTCAAGGGCCATGGCCCGCAACTACGAAAAACTCTATCACGAGGTTCTTGGTACATAG
- a CDS encoding DUF3160 domain-containing protein, which translates to MSDTTSGHPFYPLKDRTASMLHANGFAVVPGAALQSMEEVYATLRTENIPILATTDSILHFTHRIFDQLLHLVETDQVIGDLKELTGIMLRRSIQNYEAAENDKIRQALRSNVLFFSVAARLLGLRPAVPSELVPALESLVEQEIELILAGRGFAPSPVLGYLEDYSQYAPRGRYTQSKALRSYFLAMTWYGRIGFYVGPIGSLRVTDDLARRLTRQALLMVRALHQPDAETDPGLAAWERINAAIVLLIGPADDLDVHDYRKAAVTVFGGLPDDDDLADDSRLETYMEEIRRGRPPGILSTLGLDAEQEPNRGPGRVRALRFLGQRFTPDAWILQQLVYPRVMDYTGASRPFTLVMSQRGPIRGLPRGLDVMAALGSDLAARIIRAEGDGDYVGFDEQLRMLQNAFSRQGSGWPFALYWDRLRCVTPLLGPVPGNAPGFMQSEAWAKKSLNTALGAWAELRHDSILYAKQSYTEMGTGRPRPVERTFSHVEPYPEFYARVRALVDKVRTNSARHGAISREVHGKLDEFAGLLAVLTAAAEKELAGEALSPDEYETIWMIGSLLESAASFPAPEAEYESSRAANGAAVVADVHTDPNSGQVLQVGVGRPFVMYVSMVRDGRERIAAGPVYSYYEFKQPMAGRLTNEQWREMLQRDQVPPLQNWSASFVAQKATSSPR; encoded by the coding sequence ATGTCCGATACCACGTCCGGTCACCCGTTTTACCCCCTGAAAGATAGAACCGCATCCATGCTGCATGCCAACGGTTTCGCGGTTGTGCCGGGTGCGGCCTTACAGAGCATGGAGGAGGTCTACGCAACCCTGCGCACGGAGAACATCCCGATCCTGGCGACCACGGACTCGATCCTCCACTTCACCCACAGGATTTTTGACCAGCTCCTGCATCTGGTCGAGACGGACCAGGTCATCGGCGATCTCAAGGAACTGACGGGAATTATGCTGCGGCGATCCATCCAGAATTATGAGGCCGCGGAGAATGACAAGATCAGACAGGCCCTGCGGTCCAATGTCCTGTTCTTTTCCGTGGCCGCGCGCCTGCTGGGCCTGCGGCCCGCGGTTCCCTCGGAACTTGTGCCCGCCTTGGAATCCCTAGTCGAGCAGGAGATCGAGCTTATCCTGGCCGGCCGGGGATTCGCGCCGTCCCCGGTCCTGGGTTACCTCGAGGACTACAGCCAGTACGCGCCCCGGGGGCGCTACACGCAAAGCAAAGCGCTCCGCTCCTATTTCCTGGCCATGACGTGGTACGGCCGGATTGGGTTTTACGTCGGCCCCATAGGTTCCCTTAGGGTGACGGACGACCTTGCCCGGCGCTTGACCAGGCAGGCCCTGCTCATGGTCAGGGCCCTGCACCAGCCGGACGCGGAAACCGACCCGGGCTTGGCGGCCTGGGAGAGAATCAACGCGGCCATAGTGTTGCTCATCGGACCGGCGGACGACCTGGACGTCCATGACTATCGAAAGGCCGCGGTCACGGTGTTCGGCGGGCTTCCGGACGACGACGATCTTGCCGACGACTCCAGACTGGAGACGTACATGGAGGAGATCCGGCGGGGGCGACCGCCCGGGATCCTCTCGACCCTTGGCCTTGATGCGGAACAGGAGCCAAACCGCGGCCCCGGGCGGGTCCGGGCCTTGCGCTTTCTGGGGCAACGTTTCACGCCGGACGCCTGGATCCTGCAACAGCTGGTCTATCCCCGGGTCATGGACTACACGGGCGCTTCCCGGCCGTTCACCCTGGTCATGTCGCAGCGCGGGCCGATCAGGGGTTTGCCGCGCGGCCTGGACGTCATGGCGGCCCTTGGCTCGGACCTGGCCGCCCGGATCATCCGGGCCGAGGGCGACGGCGACTATGTGGGCTTTGACGAGCAATTGCGCATGCTGCAAAATGCCTTCAGCCGGCAGGGGAGCGGGTGGCCGTTCGCCCTGTACTGGGACCGGCTGCGCTGCGTGACGCCCCTGTTGGGGCCTGTGCCCGGCAACGCTCCCGGGTTCATGCAATCCGAAGCGTGGGCCAAAAAATCCCTGAACACGGCCCTGGGTGCCTGGGCCGAGCTGCGGCACGACTCCATCCTCTACGCCAAGCAGAGCTACACGGAAATGGGCACGGGCCGGCCCCGACCCGTTGAGCGAACTTTCAGCCACGTGGAGCCCTATCCGGAATTTTATGCACGGGTGCGCGCCCTGGTGGACAAGGTCCGGACCAATTCGGCCCGGCACGGGGCAATCTCCCGGGAGGTTCACGGCAAGCTTGATGAGTTCGCAGGACTGCTGGCCGTGCTGACCGCCGCAGCCGAAAAGGAGCTTGCCGGGGAAGCGCTGAGTCCCGACGAATACGAGACCATCTGGATGATCGGGTCCCTGCTGGAGTCAGCCGCGAGCTTCCCGGCCCCCGAGGCGGAGTATGAAAGCTCGCGGGCCGCCAACGGTGCCGCGGTCGTGGCCGACGTGCACACGGACCCGAATTCGGGCCAGGTGCTCCAGGTGGGGGTGGGTCGGCCTTTCGTGATGTACGTCAGCATGGTCCGCGACGGCCGGGAGCGGATCGCGGCTGGCCCGGTCTATTCCTATTACGAGTTCAAGCAGCCCATGGCCGGCCGTCTGACAAACGAACAGTGGCGGGAGATGCTCCAAAGGGACCAGGTGCCACCGTTGCAGAACTGGTCCGCCAGCTTTGTCGCTCAGAAGGCGACTTCCTCACCAAGGTGA
- a CDS encoding PEP-CTERM sorting domain-containing protein, whose translation MNFLQRRSNWEFFNGLLNRTVVSLNLTLNSTIIRLKQHLLPTSEDIMRKRLLTLFCALLLLLGSAGFSGATQYWLPGVNQNSGWVDADKTSSGDSLMCWAASASNLLAWTGWWGGMTTADQIFDHYIDYFSNAPGNPRYAVEWWFTGVYTPQGFSGWSQLDSSNIHAGFYQGQYSFGTYASSNDSLSNNTFYAAYQWSSDWLIDFIRANLGISIRIESGNVGHFLTVWGWDADMNKIWVTDSDVRGGDLIQSYSVTNGQLQGYNVFSGYSDWSITNIYGLNRNPDWSQPIPEPSTMLLLAFGLIAVAWRVRAGRRNY comes from the coding sequence TTGAACTTTTTGCAGCGACGCAGCAATTGGGAGTTTTTCAACGGACTGCTAAACCGAACCGTTGTGAGCCTAAATTTGACGCTCAACAGCACCATCATACGACTCAAGCAACACCTCTTGCCTACCAGTGAGGATATTATGAGAAAGAGACTCCTGACCCTTTTCTGCGCACTATTACTTTTACTCGGCTCGGCCGGCTTTTCCGGGGCGACGCAGTACTGGCTGCCAGGTGTCAACCAAAATTCAGGCTGGGTCGACGCCGACAAGACGTCATCTGGCGATAGTTTAATGTGCTGGGCCGCTTCCGCCTCGAACCTGCTGGCCTGGACCGGTTGGTGGGGTGGCATGACCACGGCTGACCAAATTTTCGATCATTATATTGACTACTTTTCAAATGCCCCCGGTAATCCAAGATATGCCGTAGAGTGGTGGTTCACTGGAGTTTATACTCCGCAAGGTTTTTCAGGTTGGTCACAGTTGGATTCATCGAATATACATGCTGGTTTTTATCAAGGTCAGTATAGCTTCGGAACATATGCTTCATCGAATGATTCTCTCTCGAACAATACTTTCTACGCTGCATATCAATGGTCCAGCGATTGGCTCATAGATTTCATTCGCGCAAATTTAGGAATTTCCATTCGTATTGAATCCGGTAACGTTGGGCACTTCCTAACAGTATGGGGTTGGGATGCAGATATGAACAAAATTTGGGTAACTGATTCTGACGTCAGAGGAGGAGACCTGATCCAGTCTTACAGTGTTACCAACGGCCAGTTGCAAGGATATAATGTATTTTCTGGCTATTCCGATTGGAGTATCACAAACATCTACGGCCTCAACCGCAACCCTGACTGGAGCCAACCGATTCCGGAACCGTCCACCATGCTTCTGCTGGCTTTCGGCCTTATTGCAGTCGCATGGCGGGTGAGGGCGGGCAGGCGGAATTATTAG
- a CDS encoding glycosyltransferase family 4 protein — protein MNILFYTRDIPYPITSGHHIRTFHYVNALLQNHHVVLAAYGDRKEEHAGILYFESSGCVVYLIGPRKNFNRCQRILSIFGTLLTTLPYAVKMREDTSTREALAELVKKEKFDLVICDGIHLAPNLPANIGCKTILDEHNIESMLVKRYALTVNNPIKKFAAFAEHRKFVRFERRTWDQFNEIHVCSEVDRDHVLQRVSKPAVRVVPNPVDTEKLQPLEITKKPFSLIYTGLMGWKPNVDAVIYFVNSIYPLIKHAVPEVNFTIVGKNPTPAVQKLGKKDRSISIIGYVEDISTYILEHSVFIVPLRIGSGTRLKILEAMALGKAIVSTTVGCEGLDVHHGKNILIADDPRDFSSAVVHLLLNHLLNDLLGKNGRLLVEGKYSVKIMKESLNNYVDTFSTS, from the coding sequence ATGAACATTCTTTTTTATACAAGGGACATCCCCTACCCCATAACCAGCGGACATCACATCAGGACGTTTCATTATGTCAATGCACTGTTGCAAAATCATCACGTAGTTCTCGCAGCATACGGTGATAGAAAAGAAGAGCATGCTGGTATCTTATATTTTGAAAGTTCCGGCTGTGTGGTGTACCTCATAGGACCAAGAAAAAATTTCAACAGATGTCAGCGTATTCTTTCAATTTTTGGCACACTCCTCACAACCCTGCCTTATGCTGTCAAGATGCGAGAAGATACGTCAACTCGAGAAGCCTTGGCAGAGCTTGTTAAAAAAGAAAAATTTGACTTAGTAATCTGTGACGGTATTCACCTTGCCCCAAATCTCCCTGCGAATATTGGCTGTAAGACAATACTCGATGAGCATAACATTGAATCCATGCTTGTAAAGCGCTACGCGCTAACAGTAAACAACCCCATCAAGAAATTTGCAGCCTTTGCCGAACACCGTAAATTTGTACGTTTTGAACGCCGTACCTGGGACCAATTTAACGAGATCCATGTCTGCTCTGAAGTTGACCGTGATCATGTTCTACAGAGGGTGTCAAAACCTGCTGTTCGTGTTGTCCCCAATCCTGTGGACACAGAAAAACTTCAACCCCTCGAGATCACAAAGAAGCCTTTTTCGCTCATTTATACCGGTTTGATGGGCTGGAAGCCCAATGTAGACGCTGTAATATACTTCGTGAATTCCATTTATCCTCTAATCAAGCATGCAGTGCCTGAGGTTAACTTTACGATTGTCGGAAAAAATCCAACTCCTGCTGTGCAAAAATTGGGAAAAAAAGATCGTTCAATTTCTATTATTGGATATGTTGAGGATATATCAACTTACATACTTGAACATTCTGTATTTATTGTACCTCTGCGCATTGGGAGCGGAACACGACTTAAAATATTGGAAGCGATGGCCTTGGGGAAGGCAATTGTATCAACTACTGTAGGGTGTGAAGGGCTTGACGTTCACCACGGTAAGAACATTCTAATAGCAGATGATCCCAGGGATTTTTCTTCTGCTGTGGTTCATTTACTGCTTAACCATTTATTAAACGACCTTTTGGGGAAAAACGGAAGGTTACTCGTTGAGGGAAAATATAGTGTAAAAATAATGAAAGAGTCTCTCAACAACTATGTAGATACTTTTTCTACATCGTAG
- a CDS encoding glycoside hydrolase domain-containing protein gives MKYIVSSVSILLILFFMHFAISSESYTVSNELNKIHKTESYYIWANNGEDKVTKDELRRAKGLDIVNSIWDGENVSLFGAKNEILGFNLVIEAPLSDIKNVDIHFDRLDGPAGHVITTKRVGKEDVFNFTDRNIELFYIRYLQINGVGRLLYEPSYDERHVPERLRLPFTLPKGRSSGLFEERPDAFKFYPDIAVPIEAIGNFNISAGTNQSIWIDIYIPKNAEPGMYTGHLKLTANLQSPGDVQKIQAVIPVQLVVLPFSLPDEPSAKTMVYYSDEDINDRYMGKKWPEWHKENPAIVDFMENVWYNHHKVAQRHKVSLIDDGMKLDYKQFSNWKDPYTKRWVDVLSGNAFSSEKNYDGPGSDVSSGVYSVGTYGSWRARIYWDQNDREDMWKRSDQVVKWFETVLPEVEFFLYLLDEPRREAYADVERWAQWIKENPGPGNRLQTMTTTSLPRLEEHMPSVDIGYTMWGDAAVWQPIIERYQRQGKKYWAYNGWRPSTGSFATEDDGVALRVVGWTHFKHKVDRWFFWQSTHYKNSSHVAHETNVFQSAWTFGRRNGHQLPGSEEWHPTLHPKYGETGPGYSNGDGVLFYPGTETRFPGESYDLDGPIASLRLKHWRRGLQDFEYLTMARLVDPQAVDALVESMIPKVLWEIGVTDPKDPSYVHTDISWSTNPDDWEAARRKLADIILDNRPEILSIKVLQ, from the coding sequence AAAGGTTTGGACATCGTTAATTCAATCTGGGATGGGGAAAATGTATCGTTGTTTGGCGCAAAGAATGAAATTTTAGGTTTCAACCTTGTCATCGAAGCGCCTTTGTCTGATATTAAAAATGTCGATATACATTTTGATCGTTTGGACGGTCCTGCAGGACATGTAATCACCACAAAGCGTGTCGGGAAAGAAGACGTGTTCAATTTCACTGATCGGAATATTGAACTTTTTTATATCCGCTACCTCCAAATCAATGGTGTAGGACGTCTTCTTTACGAACCATCCTATGATGAGCGGCATGTTCCGGAAAGGCTTCGCTTGCCTTTCACCCTGCCCAAGGGAAGATCCTCTGGCCTTTTTGAAGAACGTCCTGATGCTTTCAAATTTTATCCTGATATAGCCGTCCCCATTGAGGCCATCGGCAATTTCAACATATCTGCCGGCACCAATCAAAGTATTTGGATTGATATTTATATTCCCAAAAATGCAGAACCAGGAATGTACACAGGACACCTAAAACTGACAGCAAATCTTCAGTCCCCCGGGGATGTTCAAAAGATACAGGCTGTTATTCCTGTTCAGCTAGTTGTATTGCCTTTTTCCTTGCCCGATGAACCCTCTGCAAAGACCATGGTTTACTACAGCGATGAAGACATCAATGATCGCTATATGGGGAAAAAATGGCCAGAATGGCACAAAGAAAATCCTGCAATTGTGGATTTTATGGAGAACGTCTGGTATAACCATCATAAAGTTGCCCAGCGTCACAAGGTATCCCTGATAGACGATGGAATGAAGCTCGATTACAAACAATTCAGTAACTGGAAGGACCCATATACGAAACGCTGGGTGGATGTCTTGAGCGGTAATGCCTTTTCATCAGAGAAAAACTATGACGGTCCAGGTAGTGACGTATCAAGTGGAGTATATTCCGTCGGGACATACGGTTCCTGGCGAGCGCGTATTTATTGGGACCAGAACGACCGAGAGGATATGTGGAAACGCAGTGACCAGGTTGTGAAATGGTTTGAGACTGTTTTACCAGAAGTTGAATTTTTCCTCTATCTCCTGGATGAGCCTCGAAGGGAGGCCTACGCGGATGTTGAGCGCTGGGCGCAGTGGATCAAGGAGAATCCTGGCCCAGGCAACAGATTGCAGACTATGACGACAACATCTCTTCCCAGGCTAGAGGAACACATGCCTTCCGTCGACATTGGATATACCATGTGGGGCGATGCGGCCGTGTGGCAGCCAATCATTGAACGGTACCAGAGACAAGGTAAGAAATATTGGGCCTATAATGGTTGGCGACCATCGACTGGCTCTTTTGCCACGGAGGATGACGGTGTTGCATTGCGTGTTGTTGGCTGGACACATTTCAAGCATAAGGTTGACCGTTGGTTTTTTTGGCAATCTACTCATTACAAAAACTCTTCGCACGTTGCACACGAAACCAATGTGTTCCAGTCCGCATGGACTTTTGGACGCCGAAATGGACATCAACTGCCAGGAAGTGAAGAATGGCACCCAACCTTGCATCCGAAATATGGAGAGACAGGACCCGGGTACAGCAATGGTGACGGCGTACTGTTCTATCCTGGAACTGAAACCCGGTTTCCAGGGGAAAGCTACGATCTTGATGGACCTATTGCCAGTTTACGCCTCAAGCACTGGCGAAGGGGATTGCAAGACTTCGAATACCTGACCATGGCCCGCCTGGTTGATCCACAGGCGGTTGATGCTTTAGTTGAAAGTATGATCCCAAAAGTCTTGTGGGAAATCGGGGTCACGGACCCGAAAGACCCTTCTTATGTGCATACGGACATCAGTTGGTCTACAAACCCAGATGATTGGGAGGCCGCACGGCGGAAACTCGCTGATATTATCCTTGATAACAGGCCTGAAATACTTTCTATTAAAGTTTTGCAATAA